A window of the Oncorhynchus kisutch isolate 150728-3 linkage group LG12, Okis_V2, whole genome shotgun sequence genome harbors these coding sequences:
- the LOC109901251 gene encoding gastrula zinc finger protein XlCGF48.2-like isoform X40 yields MANCVVFHTQIASIMEVLANAAVADICKLVDDDYAVFRLEITQSQKENRALRRKLHLLELKVARERADRTTRERVLASRPSSVKILERGMERGEGNLTGGYRSFVKLAGHKTWRDDQPITVDEGSGTSTQHVIVIEPADAEAAGPGVKLERSEGEDDPRHSRNIQAGAPSVATEDPTTTLVPPRIRRSITEDSGTQNAVLKSETDTETLTVTQRILHTGSDHRSDPEILELGGLGCRSAPGSEYLLYGNPRTVLSHQDSGDALQTGNDPSCSYTAETGMIPGDMPVGLDTQTNPMRGDWNRYSSSVYSEDCLDEKGEGLALDDVTVKMEGDAPLTWNEVETHLGEGHSQDNSSDFLDYRENLETNLNVTTNSSLHPVSMSMTPSDSQGLFDQVLNSNDQRSKARGGGAKIGSKEKRFLCMFCNKGFSCPQKVEIHQRVHTGEKPYSCTQCHMRFAHAGNLKRHQRVHTGEKPYSCPQCEKRFSHQHHLKMHLKVHTGERPFRE; encoded by the exons ATGGCTAACTGTGTGGTTTTTCACACacaaatagcctccatcatggaggtgctagcgaatgcagccgtggcagaTATCTGTAAgctcgtagacgacgactatgcagtgtttcgtttggaaataactcaaagccagaaagaaaacagggcattgcggaggaaactacaTCTATTGGAACTGAAGGTGGCACGGGAGCGCGCAGATAGAACAACGCGAGAGCGCGTCCTTGCTAgtcgtcccagtagtgtcaagatcctcgaGCGAGGAATGGAAAGAG GTGAAGGAAATCTCACTGGAGGCTACAGGAGCTTTGTGAAGCTAGCGGGACACAAAacatggagagatgaccaaccaatcactgttgatgaggggagtggaacctcaacTCAGCACGTTATCGTTATAGAG CCTGCAGATGCAGAGGCTGCAGGTCCTGGGGTCAAGCTGGAGAGGTCTGAAGGAGAGGACGACCCACGACACAGCAGAAACATCCAGGCGGGAGCGCCCTCTGTAGCCACGGAGGACCCCACCACAACCCTAGTTCCGCCCAGGATCCGACGCAGCATCACAGAGGACAGTGGAACGCAGAACGCTGTCCttaagtcagagacagacacagagactttaactgtaacacaaaGGATTTTGCACACAGGATCTGACCACAGGTCTGACCCAGAGATACTGGAGCTGGGGGGACTGGGCTGTCGTTCTGCTCCCGGCTCAGAGTATTTACTTTACGGTAACCCGAGGACAGTTCTGTCCCATCAGGACTCAGGTGACGCATTACAGACTGGCAATGATCCATCTTGTTCTTACACTGCAGAGACAGGGATGATACCTGGTGACATGCCTGTGGGCTTAGATACACAGACTAATCCAATGAGAGGGGACTGGAAccggtacagtagtagtgtgtaCTCTGAAGACTGCCTGGATGAGAAAGGGGAGGGTCTGGCCTTAGATGATGTGACTGTGAAAATGGAGGGCGACGCTCCTCTGACATGGAATGAAGTCGAGACTCATTTAGGAGAAGGACACTCGCAGGACAACAGCAGTGACTTCTTAGACTACAGGGAAAACTTAGAGACAAATCTAAATGTCACAACCAACTCCTCTTTACACCCAGTGTCCATGTCAATGACACCTTCCGATTCACAAGGCCTGTTcgatcaggtattgaactcaaaTGACCAAAGGTCCAAGGCTCGGGGAGGGGGAGCCAAAATTGGCAGTAAAGAGAAGCGGTTCCTTTGCATGTTCTGTAATAAAGGCTTCAGCTGCCCCCAGAAGGTGGAGAttcaccagagggtccacacaggggaaaAACCCtacagctgtacccagtgtcacatgcgctttGCCCATGCTGgcaacctgaagaggcaccagagggttcacacaggggagaaaccctacagctgtcCCCAGTGTGAGAAAAGGTTCTCCCATCAGCACCAtctgaagatgcacctgaaggtccacacgggagaGAGGCCATTCAGAGAGTAA
- the LOC109901262 gene encoding transcriptional regulator Kaiso-like — protein sequence MANCMVFHTQIASIMEVLANAAVADICKLVDDDYAVFRLEMTQSQKENRALRRKLQLLELKVARDRVLASRPSSVKILDRNRGMARGHLTGGHRSFVKPAGHNTWRDDQPITVDEGSGTSTHHVIVIESVDAEDAGPGVKLERSEGEDPGQSTDIQTGAAGVLPVATEDPTPTRPRTRRSITEVSGTPNAVLKSETDTETLTVAHRLLHTGSGHRSDPERLGPLGCPPAPGTEYLPVFHQSQKTVNSCGNTDGDALDSGGDDLSCFYTTEMDSGNISLGLETQTDLSRGDWNQYSSSVYSEGCLDKKREVIAVDDVTVKVEGDTPLTWNADETHLGEGHSHDFLDYRESLETNPNVSSHSPVRTLRDRAPVSTSKGPSDSHCRVLFDQVLNSNDRARAQGGGNTSGSSKEKRFLCMFCNKGFSCLQKVEIHQRVHTGVKPFSCTQCDMRFAEAGSLKRHQRVHTGEKPYSCPQCHMRFTQAGSLKRHLKVHMGERLFV from the exons ATGGCTAACTGTATGGTTTTTCATactcaaatagcctccattatggaggtgctagcgaatgcagcGGTGGCAGAtatctgtaaactcgtagacgacgactatgcagtgtttcgtttggaaatgactcaaagccagaaagaaaaccgGGCATTGCGGAGGAAACTTCAGCTACTGGAACTGAAGGTGGCACGGGACCGCGTCCTCGCCAgtcgtcccagtagtgtcaagatcctcgaccgaaacagaggaatggcaagag gacatctcactggaggccaTAGGAGCTTTGTAAAGCCAGCAGgacacaatacatggagagatgaccaaccaatcactgttgatgagggTAGTGGAACCTCAACCCATCATGTTATtgtgatagag TCTGTAGATGCTGAGGATGCAGGGCCTGGGGTCAAGCTGGAGAGGTCTGAAGGAGAGGACCCAGGGCAAAGCACAGACATCCAGACTGGAGCGGCTGGAGTGCTCCCTGTAGCCACGGAGGACCCCACCCCCACGCGGCCCAGAACCCGACGCAGcatcacggaggtcagtggaacgcCGAACGCTGTCCTCAAGTCCGAGACAGACACGGAGACCTTAACTGTAGCACACAGGCTTTTACATACAGGATCTGGCCACAGATCCGATCCAGAGAGACTGGGGCCACTGGGCTGTCCTCCTGCTCCTGGCACAGAGTATTTACCGGTATTTCACCAGAGCCAGAAGACGGTTAATTCCTGTGGAAATACTGATGGTGATGCGTTAGACTCTGGTGGTGATGATCTGTCTTGTTTTTACACTACAGAGATGGACTCTGGCAACATATCCTTGGGTTTAGAGACACAGACTGATCTGTCTAGAGGGGACTGGAaccagtacagtagtagtgtatactctgaAGGGTGCCTAGATAAGAAAAGGGAGGTCATAGCGGTAGATGATGTGACTGTCAAAGTGGAGGGCGACACTCCTCTTACATGGAATGCAGACGAGACTCACTTAGGAGAAGGACACTCACACGATTTCTTAGATTACAGGGAAAGCTTAGAGACAAATCCAAATGTATCGAGCCACTCCCCTGTACGCACGCTCAGGGATCGGGCCCCAGTGTCCACGTCGAAGGGGCCTTCCGATTCACACTGCCGCGTCCTTTTcgatcaggtattgaactcaaacGACAGGGCTAGAGCTCAGGGAGGTGGAAACACATCAGGCAGTAGTAAAGAGAAACGcttcctctgcatgttctgtaacaaaggtTTCAGCtgcctccagaaagtggagatccaccagagggtccacacaggggtgaaacccttcagctgtacccagtgtgaTATGCGCTTCGCTGAGGCTGGcagcctgaagaggcaccagagggtccacacaggggagaaaccctacagctgcccccagtgtcacatgcgctttACCCAGGCTGGCAGCCTGAAGAGACACCTGAAGGTCCACATGGGAGAAAGGCTGTTCGTCtga